The sequence below is a genomic window from Vibrio spartinae.
TGTGGCATATGCTAATTAATTTACAAACGAACGGGTTGCAGAAAGGAGTGAATTCCTATGGGTTGTGATACAGGGTTAACCCCCATAAAAAGTAAAAAGACTGAGCAAAATGTTTCTGAAGAATTATCTAAGGAGAAATTAAGTATGAGTTCAACAATGGTACGTCGTGAAATGCCTGAATTTACAATGGACGCCTTTGATGCGAAGACTGGACATTTCACTTCGGTTTCTAATTCTGACTACACGGGGAAATGGGTCGTAGTCTGTTTTTATCCTGCTGATTTTACTTTTGTTTGCCCAACTGAAATTGCAGCGATGAATGCTAAATATGACGAATTTCAGGCGTTGAATACGGAGATTCTGGCTGTTTCCGTCGATTCAAAATTCTCTCACAAACGTTTTGTTGAAACCGAGCCATTACTAAAAGGATTAAAACTCACCATTGGTGCAGATTCAAACCAGGATGTCAGCAGAATGTTTGGCGTTTTGGTCGAAGAAGAAGGCGTGGCATTACGCGGGCGATTCCTGTTTAACCCTGATGGCATCTGTGTTGCTCAAGAAGTACAGGCAGATTCAGTGGGACGTAATGTGAATGAATTTTTACGTCAGGTTGAAGCGTGGCAACATGCAACAAAAACGGGAGAGGTTTGCCCTGCTGGATGGCGTCCCGGTAAAAAAACATTACCGGTAAACACAGACGCAGAACAAATGGCCGGTCGTGTTGGCGACTATATTACGATTGAAGAAATTATGAGCTGATGATTTCTCAATAATACGACCTAAATGAAAGCCGACGAATATTCGTCGGCTTGAATATATCATCTCAAACAAAAAATCGGCCAGATGGATGAAGGGGAAGGTATCCACCGTTTACCGGCCTATTTTCCTATTGTTTGACAGAAAACTTAGCCAGATTCAATGCACTAACAACCGTATTCCTC
It includes:
- a CDS encoding peroxiredoxin, with protein sequence MGCDTGLTPIKSKKTEQNVSEELSKEKLSMSSTMVRREMPEFTMDAFDAKTGHFTSVSNSDYTGKWVVVCFYPADFTFVCPTEIAAMNAKYDEFQALNTEILAVSVDSKFSHKRFVETEPLLKGLKLTIGADSNQDVSRMFGVLVEEEGVALRGRFLFNPDGICVAQEVQADSVGRNVNEFLRQVEAWQHATKTGEVCPAGWRPGKKTLPVNTDAEQMAGRVGDYITIEEIMS